A single Bicyclus anynana chromosome 19, ilBicAnyn1.1, whole genome shotgun sequence DNA region contains:
- the LOC112045012 gene encoding membrane-bound alkaline phosphatase-like, with protein MFMGDGMSLPTLAAARTLLGQRAGRPGEETQLSFEAFPTVGLAKTYCVNSQTADSSCSATALLCGVKSNAFTLGLTAAVPRRDCAASQVPAARLDSVAAWALAAGRDAGVVTTTRVTHASPAGIYARAAERNWETDADVLADGVDVDACPDIAHQLVHLAPGNQFKVILGGGRREFLNITSVDDEGTPGKRTDGRNLIEEWQADKARRNVTYQYAWNHEQLLQANATLPEYLLGLFESDHLRYNLETDHTTEPTLAELTEVAIRMLSRNEKGFFLFVEGGRIDHAHHDNQVHLALDETIELSAAVARALQLLDEKDSLIVVTADHTHVMAFNGYSTRGADVLGPSNMRDSAGVPFMTLSYTNGPGRRPDVDGRRPDVTLEEGFRSPRWRTHVDVPLASETHGSDDVPVFAWGVHHEMFSGLYEQSHVPHRMAYAGCFGGGPQACDAAAAPSALVMPLVMALLALLRALA; from the exons ATGTTCATGGGTGATGGCATGTCGTTGCCCACGCTGGCGGCGGCGCGCACGCTGCTAGGCCAGCGCGCCGGCCGCCCAGGCGAGGAGACGCAGCTCTCCTTCGAGGCCTTCCCCACTGTCGGCCTCGCGAAG ACTTACTGCGTGAACTCGCAGACGGCGGACTCGTCGTGTTCGGCGACGGCGCTCCTGTGCGGAGTGAAGTCTAACGCTTTCACGCTGGGGCTGACGGCTGCCGTGCCGCGGCGCGACTGCGCGGCATCGCAGGTGCCGGCTGCGCGGCTGGACTCGGTGGCGGCGTGGGCGCTGGCTGCGGGGCGGGACGCGGGCGTGGTGACCACGACGCGCGTCACGCATGCGTCGCCTGCGGGTATCTACGCGCGCGCTGCCGAGCGCAACTGGGAGACCGACGCCGACGTGCTCGCCGACGGTGTCGATGTGGACGCCTGCCCTGACATCGCGCACCAGCTAGTACACCTCGCACCCGGGAACCAGTTCAAG GTGATCCTAGGCGGAGGGCGGCGCGAGTTCCTAAACATTACGAGCGTGGACGACGAGGGCACGCCCGGAAAGCGTACTGACGGCAGGAACCTCATTGAGGAGTGGCAAGCCGACAAGGCGCGTCGCAACGTGACGTACCAGTACGCGTGGAACCATGAGCAGCTGCTGCAGGCCAACGCTACGCTGCCCGAGTATCTGCTAGGCCTATTTGAGAGTGACCACCTGCGCTACAATCTGGAGACCGACCATACCACCGAGCCCACGCTGGCCGAGCTGACGGAGGTGGCCATCCGCATGCTGAGCCGCAACGAGAAGGGTTTCTTCTTGTTTGTGGAGGGAGGCCGCATCGACCACGCGCATCATGACAACCAAGTTCATCTGGCGCTGGACGAGACCATCGAGCTGAGCGCCGCCGTCGCGCGCGCCTTACAACTGTTGGACGAGAAGGACTCGCTGATAGTGGTGACGGCAGACCACACACACGTCATGGCCTTCAACGGGTACAGCACGCGCGGCGCCGACGTGCTGGGCCCGTCGAATATGCGCGACTCAGCCGGCGTGCCCTTCATGACGTTGTCGTACACCAACGGGCCCGGACGCCGGCCGGACGTCGACGGGCGCCGGCCGGACGTCACCCTGGAAGAAGGTTTCCGCTCACCGCGCTGGCGGACGCACGTGGACGTGCCGCTTGCGTCCGAGACGCACGGCTCGGACGACGTGCCGGTGTTCGCGTGGGGTGTGCACCACGAAATGTTCTCGGGCCTGTACGAGCAGAGCCACGTGCCGCACCGCATGGCGTACGCGGGCTGCTTCGGTGGCGGCCCGCAGGCGTGCGACGCTGCCGCTGCGCCAAGCGCGCTCGTGATGCCGCTTGTCATGGCACTGCTGGCGCTACTCCGAGCGCTCGCTTGA